The Dasypus novemcinctus isolate mDasNov1 chromosome 22, mDasNov1.1.hap2, whole genome shotgun sequence genomic sequence CTCGGCTCTCAGGGTCCCGCCCCGAGGTTGGTGTGCAGAGCGGGAAGGCTGAGCTGGGAAGTCCCCGGTCCCAGCAGTTTCATTTTCCATCTCCCAACCAGAGTCAGGTCCTTCTGCAACGACACTCGTGACGCGGGCCCAGGGCGGCCTCCCATTGCGGGCCCCGTTCCGGAGAAGCCAATCGCCGGCCCCGCGGCCCATATGGAGCCCGCCACGATGCGCCCGGACTCAGGTTCCTCCAGACCCGGGGGTTCGGCCATGGCGCCGGGGAccctcctcctgctgctctcGGGGGCCCTGGCCCTGACCCCGACTAGGGCAGGTGAGTGCGGGGTCGGGGGGCGCTGCCCCGGAGGGGGCGAGGGAACCTCCGGAGGGGGAGGGTAGGACCCCGGAAGCCGCGTGCGGGACTTGACTCGGGCCCCACGCGGACCCCGACCCCCATCCTGACCCCGCACGCTGACTCCGTAACCCACGCCGCCCCCCGCTCCTTTTCTGTACCCCCCAGGCTACCACTCCCTCAGGTATTTCAGCACCTGCACGTCCCAGGCCGATAAGAGGGACCCCCGCTACATCTCCGTGGGCTACGTGGACGACACGCAGTTCGTGCGGTTCGACACCGACGCGGCGATTCCCCGGGAGGAGCCGCGCGCGCCGTGGATGGCGAAGGAGGGGCCCGAGTACTGGGAGGAGAACACGCGGAAGGCCAAGCTCAGCGCGCAGATTCTGCAAGGCAACCTGCGGACGCTGCTCCAGTACTACAACCAGAGCCAGGCGGGTGAGCGCCGCGCCGCCCGGGTCCGCGCACGAGGCGGGGTCCCCAGGAAGGGTCGGGGTCGCCCCGAATCTCGGGCCCCCACTGCACGTGGAGGCCGCGGAACGCAGAACCCCCAACTCGGGAGCGGGGGAGGGACTTTTACTCGGTTTTATTTTCAGTTTAGACCAGATGGGCCCAGAACAATCAGCGCCGGGGACAGGGAGAGCAGGTGGGCAGACAGGTGGGCGTGCCCAATGGCTGAGGCTGACCGCGGGGGCGGGCCCAGGACTTCACACCCTCCAGGTGATGTCAGGCTGCGACATGGGCCCCGACGGGCGCCTCCTCCGCGGGTACGAACAGTTCGCCTACGACGGCGCCGACTACCTCGCCCTCAACGAGGACCTGCGCTCCTGGACGGCGGCGGACACGGCGGCGCAGATCACCAAGCGCAAGTGGGAGGAGGTCGGTGTTGCGGAGGACAGCAGGGCCTACCTGGAGGGCAGGTGTGTGGAGTGGCTGCAAAGATACCTGGAGAGCGGGAAGGAGACGCTGCTGCGCACAGGTACAGGGGCCCGGGACCCTCCCCGATCCCTCGGGCTGGGCTGCGCCCGCACCTGTGTCCACGGGGAAGGGGAATCCAGTAGGTGCAGGAACACTCTCCTGCCTGGAGTCCAGGGGCGGGGTCGGCCCAGGTGTCCAGACCCTGAACCCTGAGTGACTCGCAGAGGCCCCGCCCTCTGTCAGGACAGTGAAGGGTCCAGCCTCCCCCGGGATGGAGGAGACCGTCCCTGAAGCACCTGGGCAGTAGGTCAGCCTTGGGGACCACCGGGACGTTCTCAGGCCTTGTTCCTGCAGCTTTTCTGAGCCCCTCAGCCTCCACTAGGTCAGGTCTAGAGGTCCCTGTTCACATCAcacacctggggcctcctgcactGGACGGTCTCACCTGACCCCAGAATTTCCAAGATCAGGACTTACCCCGGAACCCCGAGTCCAGGCTGGTGTCTGGGGCTTCCACTGCCCCCCAAGACTGTCCTGTCCATTCCTGGTGGTCACATGAGCGCTGCTAGAATGGCGAGGAGACAAATGGAAAGTTCCTGAAGTTTCTGACCTTCCCGCAGATCCCCCAAGGACACACGTGACCCGCCACCCCTTCTCTGACCGTGAGGTCACCCtgaggtgctgggccctgggcttctACCCCGCGGAGATCACGCTGACCTGGCAGCGGGACGGGGAGGACCAGACCCAGGACATGGAGTTTGTGGAGACCAGGCCTGCGGGGGACGGAACCTTCCAGAAGTGGGCGGCTGTGGTGGTGCcttctggggaggaagagagatacaTGTGCCATGTGCAGCATGAGGGGCTGCCCGAGCCCCTCACCCTGAGATGGGGTAAGTGGGACGAGGTGGGGGTCTCTTGTAGGGAAGCAGGAGCCCTTCTGAGCTCCTCCAGAGGGTCAGGGCTGAGCCTGGGGTCAGGGCCCCTGACCTTCTCCCCTTCTCAGAGCCGCCTTCCCAGCCCATTATCCTCATCGTGGGAGTCGTGGTTGCCCTGGTCCTCCTTGGATCAACAGTTCCTGTGGTGGCTGGAGTTCTGATCTGGAGGAGGAGGAACTCAGGTAGGGGAGGGGCGGGTCTGAGGTTTCTTGTCCAGGGGGGTTTCCAGCCCGGGTAGCAGTgtgccctgccccttcctggtacCATGAAGCCCCTGCTCACACACGTGCCATCCAGTCTGGGCCTGTTACTACACTTACTTTATAAACCTGTGAGAGAAGTAGGACAATGTCCCCCAGTGATGACGTGGAGACCCTTTCCCAGCAGTCAGAGGGAAGGGGCTGCTGAGGACAGACCTCCAGGAGGGCAGAAGGTCCAGCCCATACAGCTCCTATGTTGTGTTTCCTGATCCTGCCCCGGCTCTGCAGTCACGGTTCTGGAAACTTCCCTGGATCCAGGACTAGTTCTCAGGACCTCATGTCCTGGACTCACTAGTTGTTTTTCCACAGGTGGAAAACGAGGGATCTACACTCAGGCTGCTTGTAAGTGGGGGATGGAGGGGGAGGTGGTGTGGAGGGTCAAGGCTGACCTGAGGCTTTGGGGAGTGTAGACGGAGCCCACGGGGCAGCTCAACCCGTCACTCCTCGACTCACATCTCCCTGTGGCTCTGACCAGACCCTGTGTTTGTTCCTCTCCAGCCAGTGACAGTATAAATGGATCTGATGCGGCTCTCACAGCTTCCAGAGGTGAGTCCCTGGGCGGCCTGAAAGGGGAGAGGAGTTGGGCCGAGAGGACTCGCTTGGATCCTGGGGATTCCTTGGTCATGGACATGAGGGCTGTGGAGGGCTGGTCATGATACTGGCATTTACAGAGACGACCTGAATGTGCTCTTGATTGTTTTCTTCTGTAGCGTGACAAAGCTGCCTCGTGGGAGACGGAGAGATTCCAGAGCTGTTCACACTCCTCCTGTGACTTCAAGACCCCCTTCCTCTGGGATATGAAGACTTTTCTTTCCGCACCTGGCATCTGTGTGTCTGCATTCCCCTTATATATTGGAGGATGGGGAGGTAGCTCGCTCCCTGCCCCCCATATCCCTCCACACTGACCTGTGTTCCCTGCCCTGACCAACCGTCCTGCTCAGGAGAGCTGGGTGTGGAGCGTCCACAGCCCTGTGTTACTTCATGGTGCCCTGAGCtgccccttcctgcttcccttGAAAATGTGAACCTGGTATGATTTTGCATTTACAAAGTCTTGCTGTTAGGAGAGACTGAGGAATCAATTGAGGGAGAGGAAGATTCTTAAACTAGAGAGAGGAACTGAATTGCCCAGAGAACCTTCCAGAACCCATGTGTCTGCTGTGTTGAGCATTGCTGAGAGGAGCTGAGGGTGGATGGCCTGTGTCCAGTCAGAGCTCCATCCATGAGGGCTTTGACTCATCCATGCCTTGACTGGGCCATCCTCACTGCTCCTGTGTCCTTGTCCCTGTGGTAGGATTCTGTCCCTCCAGGACCTAAGGTCACAGGGTCTCAGACATCACCTGGCCTTGTCCCATCTGCAGAACCGTGGACTGTGAGGGCTCGTGTGGCCGGTTATCCCAGCTCAGACTGGCCCACCCTCAGCGccctttgtttcttgtttgcttgaTGGTTCTCTGATGATGGAGAAACGTGGTTTTTCTTGCTCCTCTCCATGAGGTCTGCTCTCCTCCTGCTTTGTGTCCCTGTCTCTGACTCCAGCAGGCGTTGTGTTGACCGTCCCTGACCCAGAGGCCCAGGGCAGCTCCTGCCCATGAGCGTCTGATACCAAGAGAATGATTTCAAGACCGTCCAGCTCCGGCCTCGTGCTAGGCTGTTACCTAGtttttctttccatgttttctGCAATCTTTTCAGATTCTGGAATTAGCACTGAGGATGATCAACAGTTTCGACTTTATTTAACTCCTGGTGGTTTGGTCCTTCTCTGCCGCCTGccctccctctctgccctcaCCCAGCTCCCCTGaccccaatgctggctgcagcccAAGCCCCTGGATTTGTAGAGCAGACCCTAGTGTAGACCTACAGGTGGGCAGTGGGGTCTTAGCCTGGATTGCTCTTGTCTTGGAGGGAGTTGAAATTGTGCTGTAGTCACAGGGGGTAGAGGGGAAGGAGAGCAGCACTTCTGAGGACAGTCCTGGTGGCCTCAGTGTCAAGTGAGTGGAGGTTGTGCCGTCCCTGCCAGGAGACCACAGCTGTGTTAGGAAaggcactgggggggggggtcctcACTGACCACCCCTGCACCTGGTGTTTGTGGAGGACTGTGCAGGATGCCTGCAAAACACTTGTGAACTAAAAACAGCTACAATCAGTGGCCTCATTGCAGGGAAGGTGCTGTGTGAACTCGGGTGTTCAGTGCGGGCCTCACTGAGGCCATGACCTTTGAGGACAGCTTCAAGGTCATGAAGGGCATATCCCTGAGAATGTCTGGGAAGGTCTTCCTAGGCAGGGAACCCGGCAGTGAGTCGTGGTGGGCAGGGGTGGCCTGTGGTACTGGGAAGGGCAGGAGGTGGAGTGGCTACAGCAGCGTCATGGAGAGGGCAGAGGTCGGCCAGATCTTAGGGGCCTTGTGGGTATGagaaaacatgatttttctggatgAGATGGGCCttcaaatacattttgaaaaggaGACACCTGTTACAATTTCCCTTAAACGATTACTTGGGCTGTGCTGACAATAGAATTGAGAGGTGAGGGGTCAGTGAGGGAGcaagaaaaagaggataaaatCAGTGGAGTATTCCAACTAGAGTCGTCAGTTGCTCTGCCTGGATCGGACCAGGGAAAACAATGGGAAATAGAAGTGtagatttataaatattataggGTTTTCTAGTGGATTAACTTTGGTCTGTGAGAGAATAAGCAATCATGAGGAGACAAAAAAGTTCATCTGTAGAAAGGAAAGGACTTGCAAATGGAAGGGCGGAGCTGTCAGTGGAGGGGGGAAGACTTTGGAAGGAGAATACTTGAAGGGTCATTTCAGGCATTCTGTTTAGGAAAACTTGAATCTGTGATGTCCATAAGAAATGGAAGTGAGGTTGTCAGTTGCCATTGCAAATAAGAATCTGGAGATTAGGAGAAGTGTCTGGGCTAGACACATAGATTTGGGGGTGAGGCCATTTAAGTGATATTTTTAATCTAAGGAAAGGATATTAGGCCTTGTGATTAACTACAGAAAGGAGAGGAGCAAGGACtgacccctggacctcccacagCTCACCGATCCATGGACCACACTCGAGTGACTGCACAGCTCTGGCACCACGTCTGGAAGGCACGTGGACCAGGGAGCCCCAAACTCCTCTGTGCACAGGAACTTCCTGACACCCCACAAGGATCCAGAAGGTCTGGGTGGAGCATGAGGTTCTGTGTTCATAACAAGGGGGTGCTGAGCTGCTGGATTTCAGGTCCATCTTTAGAGCAAGAACCCAGACGAGGGAGGCCCCGTGTCTGTGCTCCAGCTCCCTGGGGTGGTGGAATGTGCCTTCTGGGCTCTCGCCCCATGTCCTGAGACAGGGGTCTGGGGAGAAGCCTGAGTGCTTCATCACAAGCCCCTCAGGCTGTCCTGGCTCAGCTGGATGGTGAAGCTTGTTCTTCAGTGGTGAGCATAGTGCCCCACGTGGTGCTTAAACCATGTAAAACACTcctttctggaaaagaaaaagaggaaatctaTCCTCAGTTATGAGAGTGATGTTGGGAAATGCATGCACTTTCTCTACAGTGGGGTATAGCCAGGTGGGGATTTATAAAGTGGCTCAAAATTCTCCGTAAATTAAACCTCTGAATTCTTGCTATGTGACCTTATTTCTTAATGGATTCCACACTCCCTTCTTGGTGCAAACAatggattttatatttttctaatttaagcATAAGGTGTTTATACAGATGTTACTGGGGCACATTTTATTTTGGGGAAATGACAGAACCAGGAATTTGAGGccacaaagccagaaaaagaatcCACAACCCGCCCACAGTCGGGTCCCCTGTGGGAACcaaggctgctgctgctgggcaaGGGGCTTGGCCACCCACTGGCCTGATACAGGACACAAGCCCTCAGGTAAGAACTGCTGCTCCTGCTGGGTGACCCCGTGCCAGTCACAAGCCCCTGCCCACTGGACTCTGCTGGGTCAGCATGTCCTGAGCCAGAGTCTGCTGTGGTCATCTGATGGGGAGACCAAGGCTCCTCCATGTCCAGCTCAAGCGTGTTGGGAAGGTGAACTTCCTTCTTCATGGCAGGCAGTGGCTCTGCCTCCACCAAGGCTCCTAAGTGTGGAATTCCCTGGTGTGGGAAGTGGTCCAGGCGCTGCGGGATGGGCATGGAGGATGGAACATGGGGACAGATGTCGATTCCTGGAGCCAGGATCAGCCTGGAACTCTATCTGGTCCACTGATGGCACTCGGGTTTGGTTGGAAAAGTGGGTGACTAGTAAATGACATATTTCAACTCATACCCTTATAGTCTGTTATGCTTTCTCCTTTTGTCTCTGTCAGTTTATCTTCACAAATAATAAGAGGGGCATTGTGGATGGATAAGTGATTTCTGAAAACATCTCACCCTGCCTTGTTCTCATAGTAGGATTAAAAAACCCCAGATCTCTAAGACTTCAGAGGATCACATGTGCACTGGCATTTTCATATAACTGTTATGTTTCCTTGCCCATGAACATATTTCTGTGGAGAGGATCCATAACCTTTATAGTTTTTATGTGACCCCATAAGAGTCTGTTACATACCATCCAGGCTTAGACACTATGCTGCTCAAAGTTGGTCATGAGTAGCTGGTCTGCAAACTTTTTAGCAGACCCATGAACATGACATAAACGCTCCTCCTTTGCTTGTGTGTCTCTAGTCTGGGACATGATAAGGTAGAGGCTCCTTGTTGCTCTCAGGCTCAGTTTCCATCTGGATCTCACTGTGGCTGGTAAATTGTCCACAGAGCAGAGCTAGCCCCTGACCACACTGGGGAGCACTGGGGGACATGGACCGTGTTCCACACCTACCCTGGTGTCCAGTACTGGGCAGGAATGAATGAGTAGCTAAGGAGATTCCATTTTATGTTATAGGGTAGGTGCACTTCTAAGGCTGTCTTTTCCACTGAGTATATTTAAAACAATAGATAAAGTAGAACAGCATCAAtcagtattaaagaaaaagagaacaagtTGGGCCAAAGTCTATGTGAAAAAGCATCTAGAGAGATAAGTTGCATTCATCCTGTGAGCATGTGTCAACTCTGAAAATTGTGTCTTTAATTTCCTGGGCTCCATGCTGAAGTAGACAGGAGCTGATACCAAACCTTGTTCTTGGGGGCAGTGAAGTAGGAGTCAGTCCACCACCCTGAAATCTAGGAATCCAAAAATTCATAGCCTCACAGTAAGGGAGGAACAAAAGAAATCTGTCTCATCCCCCAAAGAAGAGTGTTCTGAGGAAACGTGCCTTTTAGTCAAAGGCGGGGGCTGAGTGGTGGGAAGGAGAAAGCAGCTGTTTCTGAGGAATTGTAACCACCAGCCAGCCCTCCTGTGGTTTGTTGTCCAGATGTGCCTCACCTGAGGAACAAAGTAACTTCAAGCCATGGATTCGGTGTATAATATCCTGGATTGGTGGTATCTGAAAActggaagaaacaaacaagaGCCTCTAGGGAAGTCCATATTTAACCTATGTGTCAAGATTTTACATGATTTCACAAGGAAGAAATGCAGCTCATAGCAAAAAACATATAAACGAAATAGAGAAAAGTCAACATGATCAAGAATCagaaaaaatagagataaaaaaaaGAGAGCCTCATAAAACTTTTATATTGGAATTATGAGttatagaaattattttgtttaaagaATAACATAATTAGCTTGAAATTTCCTGCAGAACATGGGAAACTTAAAATGTCCTTCCTGTTTTATGAAAGAACCAAATATACATCTctgaattaaaaaatacagaaattcaATTAGAAACAGTCAGAATTTTGCTGTAGACCATGATGTAGAAACAGCAACCAGATGAATTTTCCTGCCCTAAACAagttcaaattcaaaaaaatgtaagaaacatttttt encodes the following:
- the LOC101415684 gene encoding saoe class I histocompatibility antigen, A alpha chain-like isoform X1; translation: MNQERSCRRVRSFCNDTRDAGPGRPPIAGPVPEKPIAGPAAHMEPATMRPDSGSSRPGGSAMAPGTLLLLLSGALALTPTRAGYHSLRYFSTCTSQADKRDPRYISVGYVDDTQFVRFDTDAAIPREEPRAPWMAKEGPEYWEENTRKAKLSAQILQGNLRTLLQYYNQSQAGLHTLQVMSGCDMGPDGRLLRGYEQFAYDGADYLALNEDLRSWTAADTAAQITKRKWEEVGVAEDSRAYLEGRCVEWLQRYLESGKETLLRTDPPRTHVTRHPFSDREVTLRCWALGFYPAEITLTWQRDGEDQTQDMEFVETRPAGDGTFQKWAAVVVPSGEEERYMCHVQHEGLPEPLTLRWEPPSQPIILIVGVVVALVLLGSTVPVVAGVLIWRRRNSGGKRGIYTQAASSDSINGSDAALTASRA
- the LOC101415684 gene encoding saoe class I histocompatibility antigen, A alpha chain-like isoform X2, which gives rise to MASFWLLPAVRGRRGSFSCCSAGGILRSEVVIECCSHNRVRSFCNDTRDAGPGRPPIAGPVPEKPIAGPAAHMEPATMRPDSGSSRPGGSAMAPGTLLLLLSGALALTPTRAGYHSLRYFSTCTSQADKRDPRYISVGYVDDTQFVRFDTDAAIPREEPRAPWMAKEGPEYWEENTRKAKLSAQILQGNLRTLLQYYNQSQAGLHTLQVMSGCDMGPDGRLLRGYEQFAYDGADYLALNEDLRSWTAADTAAQITKRKWEEVGVAEDSRAYLEGRCVEWLQRYLESGKETLLRTDPPRTHVTRHPFSDREVTLRCWALGFYPAEITLTWQRDGEDQTQDMEFVETRPAGDGTFQKWAAVVVPSGEEERYMCHVQHEGLPEPLTLRWEPPSQPIILIVGVVVALVLLGSTVPVVAGVLIWRRRNSGGKRGIYTQAASSDSINGSDAALTASRA